The genomic stretch GAGAAAGGTATGCAGCCGATGCCTTCATCCTCAAGAACATCGAGGAGTCCGTCCTCGACCCAACGGTTGAACATCGAATATTTCGGCTGGTGAATAAGACAGGGAGTTCCCAGTCCCCTGAGAACAGCAGCAGCGCGTTTTGTCTGTTCGGCTGTGTAATTCGAGATTCCCGCATAAAGCGCCTTTCCCTGGCGAACCACGAGATCGAGCGCGGCCATTGTTTCCTCTAACGGCGTGTCGGGATCGGGCCTGTGCGAGTAAAAGATATCGACATAGTCGATACCGAGACGTTTGAGGCTCTGGTCGAGGCTGGCGACGAGATACTTTTTCGAGCCCCAGTCGCCGTACGGCCCGGGCCACATGAGGTAGCCGGCTTTCGAGGAAATAATGAGCTCGTCACGGTATCCCGCGAGATCGGTCTTGAGGATTTTCCCGAATGTTTCCTCGGCGGAGCCCGGCGGGGGACCATAGTTGTTGGCAAGATCGAAATGGGTTATTCCCAGATCGAACGCCCTCCGCACCATGGCACGGCAGGTTTCCATCCTGTCGACTTCACCGAAGTTGTGCCACAGTCCGAGCGAAACCGCAGGCAGCTGAATTCCGCTTTTCCCGCAGCGGTTGTACTTCATCAGGTCATAACGGTTTTTATCGGGCATATACTCCATGGTCTATCCTTTCACATTGATATTATGTATGATTTTGTTGAAAATTGTGTACCGGTGCAGCGTCATGCTTAATCTGTTTCGGCATCGGTTTCAATCAAATTCCCGGGTCACATCACGGTCGTCATCGATAATCCCTATGCCAGTCTGATAATGGCGTTCTCATCAGCCGCCTGACGGGCGAGGAGCGAAACACGGGTCATTTCGAACGGTTCTTCGGGCGCAATCACATGCTTCCCCTGTCCGCGGAGCTCCGCAATGAAATCAGCGAAAAATGATTTCCGCTCCGGCAGAGGAATATCGTACGGTTTCTGCGATGTTGTGATGAGTTCCACCCTCGTGGCCAAGTCCTTGATTTCAACGACACCCTCGGAGCCGATCACCCTGAGACGGTCGTCTCCGTGCGTAGGAGCGGTTTCAGGCCGCAGATAATCCATGTTGATCATCGCGGTCCCGCCGTTCCTCATCCCGAGGAGCACACCCGCATAATCCTCGCAGCCGGGATAATCCGGGTGATCCTTGTTGCCCTGGAATGCAGCGACCCGCGTATAGTTCATTTGAGTCGTATAGTGAATGTAATCAATCGCATGTATTCCTACCCACGGTATCGTTCCGCCGTACAATATACCGTCCTTATA from bacterium encodes the following:
- the mgrA gene encoding L-glyceraldehyde 3-phosphate reductase, yielding MEYMPDKNRYDLMKYNRCGKSGIQLPAVSLGLWHNFGEVDRMETCRAMVRRAFDLGITHFDLANNYGPPPGSAEETFGKILKTDLAGYRDELIISSKAGYLMWPGPYGDWGSKKYLVASLDQSLKRLGIDYVDIFYSHRPDPDTPLEETMAALDLVVRQGKALYAGISNYTAEQTKRAAAVLRGLGTPCLIHQPKYSMFNRWVEDGLLDVLEDEGIGCIPFSPLAQGLLTDRYLSGIPDDSRAAKPHGFLKREQITENVLRKIQALNRVASDRGQGLSQMALVWLLKDPRITTVLIGASRVEQIEQNVAALNNLKFADEELARIEAILKQE